The Mycolicibacterium flavescens genome has a segment encoding these proteins:
- the garR_3 gene encoding beta-hydroxyacid dehydrogenase, which yields MRVGFIGLGSQGGPMARKIVEGGFETTLWARRAASLEPYAGTAAKTASTPAELAAASDLVCLCVVGDDDVREVLNGETGVLAGLASGATIAIHSTVHPDTCREIAEVAAKQGVSVIDAPVSGGGPAVEEGKLLVMVGGEEDVVERCRPVFATYADPIVHLGPLGSGQVTKILNNLLFTANLGSALSTLDLGESLGIPRVRLAEVLNGGSATSKALGSIAMFGGTVEALAPIAGALLQKDVRHAASIAATASAPEGSVFTVADTALQNMDHPR from the coding sequence ATGCGCGTCGGATTCATCGGACTGGGCAGCCAGGGCGGCCCCATGGCCCGCAAGATCGTCGAGGGCGGGTTCGAGACGACGCTGTGGGCGCGTCGGGCGGCCAGCCTCGAACCGTATGCCGGCACGGCAGCCAAGACCGCGAGCACGCCTGCGGAGTTGGCCGCGGCCAGCGATCTGGTCTGCTTATGTGTGGTCGGCGACGACGACGTGCGCGAAGTGCTCAACGGTGAGACCGGTGTGCTCGCCGGCCTGGCCTCCGGCGCAACCATTGCCATCCACAGCACCGTACATCCCGACACCTGTAGGGAGATCGCCGAAGTCGCTGCCAAACAGGGTGTTTCGGTCATCGATGCGCCGGTGAGCGGCGGTGGGCCCGCCGTCGAAGAGGGCAAGCTGCTGGTGATGGTCGGCGGCGAGGAGGACGTCGTCGAACGCTGCCGCCCGGTGTTCGCGACCTATGCCGACCCGATCGTGCATCTCGGCCCGCTGGGCAGTGGACAGGTCACCAAGATCCTGAACAACCTGCTGTTCACCGCCAACCTCGGTAGCGCGCTGAGCACTCTCGATCTCGGTGAGTCCCTGGGTATTCCGCGCGTGCGCCTTGCCGAGGTGCTCAACGGTGGATCGGCAACCAGCAAGGCGTTGGGCAGCATCGCGATGTTCGGCGGCACGGTCGAGGCACTGGCGCCCATCGCAGGCGCGTTGCTGCAGAAGGACGTTCGGCACGCGGCCAGCATCGCGGCCACGGCATCGGCACCGGAGGGATCGGTGTTCACCGTGG
- a CDS encoding thioesterase, with protein MSPRPRVVLVDGVPMSGLVAQGENPTAVIVTLHGGASTAAYFDCPGHPQLSLLRAGPARGITVVALDRPGYGSSAPYPEAMHEPDQRVALAYGAVDKVLGQNPRGEGLFLLGHSAGCELAVRMAADERAAQAGVLGLGLAGTGLRYADSAAEILKTTTATRRPVGLRDLLWEPADLYPPEVLSGITNSSTGAPYEADMTKNWPRRDFPAMAARVEVPVQFTVAEHERVWRTDPESLADIAAVFNAAPRFVLNEQVGAGHNISLSYAAADYHDRVLSFVEECVAARKGAEDKVEQKVEAD; from the coding sequence GTGAGCCCGCGCCCCCGCGTCGTCCTCGTCGACGGCGTTCCCATGTCGGGCCTGGTCGCACAGGGCGAGAACCCGACCGCCGTCATCGTCACCCTCCACGGAGGTGCCAGCACCGCAGCGTATTTCGACTGTCCCGGCCATCCTCAGCTGTCGCTGCTGCGCGCCGGTCCGGCCCGAGGAATCACGGTGGTGGCGTTGGACCGTCCCGGCTACGGCAGCTCGGCGCCCTATCCCGAGGCGATGCACGAACCCGACCAGCGGGTCGCGCTCGCCTATGGTGCCGTCGACAAGGTGTTGGGCCAGAACCCGCGCGGCGAAGGCCTGTTCCTGCTCGGCCACTCGGCGGGCTGTGAACTGGCGGTGCGCATGGCCGCCGACGAGCGTGCCGCACAGGCGGGGGTGCTCGGACTCGGCCTGGCCGGCACCGGGTTGCGGTATGCGGACTCCGCGGCCGAGATCCTGAAGACGACGACGGCCACCCGGCGGCCGGTGGGGCTTCGCGACCTGCTGTGGGAACCCGCCGACCTGTATCCGCCCGAGGTGCTCTCGGGTATCACGAACTCGTCGACGGGCGCGCCGTACGAGGCGGACATGACGAAAAACTGGCCGCGGCGGGACTTTCCGGCGATGGCTGCGCGGGTCGAGGTGCCCGTGCAGTTCACCGTCGCCGAACACGAGCGGGTGTGGCGCACCGACCCCGAGTCGCTGGCCGACATCGCCGCGGTGTTCAACGCCGCGCCCCGCTTCGTCCTCAACGAACAGGTCGGCGCAGGTCACAACATTTCGCTGTCCTACGCGGCCGCGGACTACCACGACAGGGTCCTGTCATTCGTCGAGGAATGCGTCGCGGCCCGAAAAGGCGCCGAGGACAAGGTCGAGCAGAAAGTGGAGGCGGATTGA
- a CDS encoding acetyl-CoA acetyltransferase, which yields MTRPLPELTVLNEFFWTAGADGVLRIQECRDCTALIHPPQPVCRYCRSHNMGVRDVSGKATLSAFTVNHRFGFPDLPPPYVVAQVAIVEDPRVRLTTNIVDCDPDDLKLGQVVEVTFQQLGDGAGAVWLPVFTPGTDEQSGPVAEDEIAPQDFARHVSQPLTRQRFEEHSAITGIGASRLGRRLMVPPLSLTIEACEAAVADAGLTFDDIDGLSTYPGLDIAGMGEGGVAALEGALGLRPVWINGGMDTFGPGGSVIAAMMAVATGMARHVLCFRTLWEATFQQLMKEGKASPPGGARTSSWQMPFGAMSAAHTLALNAQRHFERYGTTRETLGWIALNQRANAGLNPTAIYREPMTMDDYLNARMITTPFGLYDCDVPCDGAVAVIVSAVETAEDMPHTPVLFEAVGTQIVERTDWDQGTLTHEPQVLGQAAHLWTRTSLRPKDVDVAELYDGFSFNCLSWLEALGFCGIGEAKDFLDGGKAIARDGVIPLNTHGGQLSHGRTHGMGLIHEAVTQLRGDAGERQVKDARVAVVSSGGLTPSGAILMRTDG from the coding sequence GTGACAAGACCACTACCCGAGCTGACGGTACTCAACGAGTTTTTCTGGACCGCCGGCGCCGACGGTGTCCTGCGCATCCAGGAGTGTCGTGACTGCACGGCGCTGATCCATCCGCCGCAACCCGTGTGCCGGTACTGCCGGAGCCACAACATGGGCGTTCGCGACGTCTCCGGCAAGGCCACGCTGTCGGCGTTCACCGTCAACCACCGGTTCGGCTTCCCGGACCTGCCGCCGCCCTACGTGGTGGCCCAGGTGGCGATCGTCGAGGATCCGCGAGTTCGACTGACCACCAACATCGTCGACTGCGACCCCGACGACCTGAAACTCGGTCAAGTCGTCGAGGTGACGTTCCAACAGCTCGGTGATGGGGCCGGAGCTGTCTGGCTGCCCGTCTTCACACCCGGCACCGACGAACAGAGTGGCCCGGTTGCCGAGGACGAGATCGCACCACAGGACTTCGCTCGTCACGTGAGCCAGCCGCTGACTCGCCAACGGTTCGAAGAGCATTCGGCGATCACCGGAATCGGCGCGTCGCGGCTCGGTCGGCGATTGATGGTGCCGCCGCTGTCGCTGACGATCGAAGCGTGCGAGGCCGCCGTCGCCGACGCGGGTCTGACGTTCGACGACATCGACGGCCTGTCGACCTATCCCGGGTTGGACATCGCGGGCATGGGCGAAGGCGGCGTCGCCGCGCTCGAGGGCGCTCTCGGTCTACGCCCGGTGTGGATCAACGGCGGCATGGATACCTTCGGACCCGGCGGCTCGGTCATCGCGGCGATGATGGCGGTGGCCACGGGTATGGCCCGGCACGTGCTGTGCTTCCGCACATTGTGGGAGGCGACGTTCCAGCAGTTGATGAAGGAGGGCAAGGCGTCACCGCCGGGTGGCGCTCGAACCTCGAGCTGGCAGATGCCGTTTGGTGCGATGTCGGCCGCGCACACGCTGGCGCTCAACGCCCAGCGCCACTTCGAGCGCTACGGGACCACGCGCGAGACGCTCGGTTGGATCGCGCTCAACCAGCGCGCGAACGCGGGGCTGAACCCGACCGCCATATACCGCGAGCCCATGACGATGGACGACTACCTCAACGCGCGGATGATCACGACCCCGTTCGGGTTGTACGACTGCGATGTTCCCTGTGACGGCGCCGTCGCGGTCATCGTCTCGGCCGTCGAAACCGCAGAAGACATGCCACACACGCCGGTGTTGTTCGAAGCGGTCGGTACGCAGATCGTCGAACGCACCGACTGGGACCAGGGCACGCTGACCCACGAACCTCAGGTGCTCGGTCAGGCCGCCCATCTGTGGACTCGAACCTCGTTGCGGCCCAAGGATGTCGATGTCGCCGAGCTGTACGACGGCTTCTCGTTCAACTGCCTGTCGTGGCTGGAGGCTCTCGGTTTCTGCGGTATCGGCGAGGCCAAGGACTTCCTCGACGGCGGCAAGGCCATCGCTCGCGACGGGGTGATTCCGTTGAACACCCACGGCGGTCAGCTGTCGCACGGCCGGACACACGGAATGGGTCTGATCCACGAAGCGGTCACCCAGCTTCGCGGCGACGCGGGCGAGCGCCAGGTGAAGGACGCCAGGGTCGCGGTGGTCAGCAGCGGCGGGCTCACGCCGAGCGGGGCGATCCTGATGCGGACCGACGGGTGA
- the suaB_1 gene encoding ferredoxin — MSEGLRIRLDRTLCDGFGICAKHAPGYFSLDDWGYASLIGDGTVPEEDRDAVMRALLDCPVHAIIYMGEHRPSGDTAVHQEAHEVPEPEPKTDDNEAISGFVR; from the coding sequence ATGAGTGAGGGCTTGCGAATTCGGCTCGACCGGACGCTGTGCGACGGCTTCGGGATATGCGCTAAGCACGCCCCGGGATACTTCTCCCTAGACGACTGGGGTTACGCCTCCCTCATCGGTGACGGCACGGTACCGGAGGAGGACAGGGACGCGGTGATGCGCGCACTATTGGACTGTCCGGTGCACGCGATCATCTACATGGGCGAACACCGGCCCTCCGGCGACACCGCGGTGCATCAGGAGGCGCACGAGGTGCCCGAGCCCGAACCCAAAACCGATGACAACGAGGCGATCTCGGGATTCGTGCGGTGA
- the nqo1 gene encoding NADH:ubiquinone oxidoreductase, NADH-binding (51 kD) subunit, producing MTSTATDLAVAAWPDCAPRLLRPSEAGTEDYAEYTRAGGYRPLIDADALLTQVDLSGLLGRGGAAFPIGTKLRAVHNAHQRGSETVVVANGEEGEPASVKDRWLLRNRPHLVLDGLRLATAVAGARRAYVYVSDSPAANAVTAALSEVPPETFGATEIAVVTVEPGYVAGEETAAVRRINGGPAKPTDKPPRPFEEGVAGVPTMVSNIETLANLPYIHEHGAEKFRSVGTPMSPGTFLATITGGGRPAALYEIPHGASFADLLHLHGVTNDAVTGVLMGGYFAGLVNTDILDATLDHESVRRLGSGLGCGAISILTDDCPVAVAAAVMSYFDRENAGQCGSCFNGTAAMAAVTSALRDGVATQDDVTRLERWSVVLRGRGACGTLDGATNVAASLLRQFPQVVARHLADDCTACRTDAFAAVRPYEVEAVAQS from the coding sequence ATGACCTCTACTGCCACCGATCTCGCCGTCGCCGCCTGGCCGGATTGCGCGCCGCGGCTGTTGCGCCCGTCGGAGGCGGGCACGGAGGACTACGCCGAGTACACCCGGGCGGGCGGATACCGGCCGCTGATCGATGCCGATGCGCTGCTGACGCAGGTCGACCTGTCGGGGCTGCTGGGCCGCGGCGGCGCCGCATTCCCGATCGGCACCAAATTGCGCGCGGTGCACAACGCCCACCAGCGCGGGTCGGAGACCGTCGTCGTGGCCAACGGCGAAGAAGGTGAACCCGCGTCGGTCAAAGACCGCTGGCTCCTGCGCAACCGGCCTCATCTCGTGCTCGACGGTCTGCGCCTCGCGACGGCCGTCGCAGGCGCCCGCCGGGCGTACGTCTACGTCTCCGACTCCCCCGCCGCCAACGCCGTCACCGCCGCGCTCAGCGAAGTGCCACCGGAAACGTTCGGCGCGACCGAGATCGCCGTGGTCACAGTCGAACCCGGATACGTGGCCGGAGAAGAGACCGCCGCGGTCCGGCGCATCAACGGCGGACCCGCCAAGCCGACCGACAAACCGCCACGGCCCTTCGAAGAAGGCGTGGCCGGCGTCCCCACCATGGTCAGCAATATCGAGACGCTGGCCAACCTGCCCTATATCCACGAGCACGGCGCCGAGAAGTTCCGGTCGGTCGGCACGCCGATGTCACCCGGGACGTTTCTCGCGACCATCACCGGCGGCGGGCGACCCGCCGCGCTGTACGAAATCCCGCACGGCGCATCGTTCGCCGATCTGCTACACCTGCACGGGGTCACCAACGACGCGGTCACCGGCGTCTTGATGGGCGGCTACTTCGCCGGCCTGGTGAACACCGACATCCTCGACGCGACGCTCGACCACGAGTCGGTTCGCCGCCTCGGCAGTGGTCTGGGATGCGGGGCCATCTCGATCCTCACCGACGACTGCCCCGTCGCCGTCGCGGCCGCGGTGATGTCGTACTTCGACCGCGAAAACGCCGGCCAGTGCGGATCCTGCTTCAACGGCACCGCCGCGATGGCCGCCGTCACGTCGGCGCTGCGCGACGGCGTAGCAACCCAGGACGACGTCACCCGCTTGGAGCGTTGGTCGGTGGTACTTCGCGGCCGTGGCGCCTGTGGGACTCTCGACGGCGCCACCAACGTCGCCGCGAGCCTGCTGCGACAGTTCCCGCAAGTGGTGGCTCGACATCTCGCGGACGACTGCACGGCCTGTCGGACCGACGCGTTCGCCGCCGTGCGGCCTTACGAAGTGGAGGCGGTGGCTCAATCATGA
- the mhpC gene encoding alpha/beta hydrolase codes for MTTTEAAGPTLKPGEETVEINGGHVVYEILGTEGDFIALTPGGRFSKDIPGLRPLAEALASGGYRVLLWDRPNCGKSDVQFYGKSESHMRAETLHALITGLGIEQCVIAGGSGGARDSMLTTMLYPEIVRKLVVWNIVGGVYGSFVLGGHYVVPSILAARGAGIDGLLHVAEWKERIAENPRNEERFRALDVDEFLKVMLRWLNAFVPKPGQTIPGVEDEMFDNIAVPTLIIRGGENDWDHPKRTSLEVSCLIKGSTLIDPPWPEDAWERAGEKFAASGGKDFCLFDTWVQAAPAILKFLDS; via the coding sequence ATGACCACCACGGAGGCCGCGGGCCCCACCCTCAAACCGGGCGAAGAGACCGTCGAGATCAACGGCGGCCACGTCGTCTACGAAATCCTCGGCACGGAGGGTGATTTCATCGCGCTGACGCCGGGCGGCCGATTCAGCAAGGACATTCCCGGCCTACGACCACTGGCGGAGGCGCTGGCGTCGGGCGGTTACCGCGTGCTGCTGTGGGATCGGCCGAACTGTGGCAAGTCGGACGTGCAGTTCTACGGTAAGAGCGAATCGCACATGCGCGCCGAAACGCTGCACGCGCTGATCACCGGACTCGGCATCGAGCAGTGCGTCATCGCGGGCGGTTCCGGCGGTGCGCGGGACTCGATGCTGACGACGATGCTTTACCCCGAAATCGTCCGAAAGCTGGTGGTGTGGAACATCGTCGGCGGCGTATACGGGTCCTTCGTACTGGGCGGACACTACGTGGTGCCGAGCATCCTGGCCGCCCGCGGTGCCGGCATCGACGGCCTGCTGCACGTCGCCGAGTGGAAGGAGCGCATCGCCGAGAATCCTCGCAACGAGGAGCGGTTCAGAGCCCTCGACGTCGACGAGTTTCTGAAGGTGATGTTGCGTTGGCTCAACGCCTTCGTGCCCAAGCCCGGTCAGACGATTCCCGGTGTCGAAGACGAGATGTTCGACAACATCGCGGTGCCGACATTGATCATCCGCGGTGGTGAGAACGACTGGGATCATCCGAAGCGCACGTCGCTGGAGGTCAGCTGCCTGATCAAGGGTTCAACGCTGATCGACCCGCCCTGGCCCGAGGATGCCTGGGAGCGTGCCGGTGAGAAGTTCGCGGCCAGCGGCGGAAAGGACTTCTGCCTTTTCGACACGTGGGTGCAGGCGGCGCCGGCAATTCTGAAGTTCCTGGACAGTTGA
- the bphA3 gene encoding ferredoxin subunit of nitrite reductase and ring-hydroxylating dioxygenase — protein sequence MSEQEKTPRLAQGREHVVATVDEIPPGKHKLVPIGRHGVGVYNVNGTFYAIANYCPHEGGPLCSGRARGRTVVDDSVPGDAVMVRDMEYIYCPWHQWGFELATGTTAVKPEWSIRTYPVRVVGNEVLVQA from the coding sequence TTGAGCGAACAGGAGAAGACGCCCCGGCTGGCCCAGGGGCGTGAGCACGTCGTCGCCACGGTCGACGAGATCCCGCCGGGCAAGCACAAACTGGTGCCGATCGGACGCCACGGCGTCGGTGTGTACAACGTCAACGGCACGTTCTACGCGATCGCCAACTACTGCCCGCACGAGGGTGGTCCGCTGTGTTCGGGCCGCGCCCGCGGCCGCACCGTCGTCGACGACAGCGTGCCCGGCGATGCGGTGATGGTCCGCGATATGGAGTACATCTACTGCCCGTGGCACCAGTGGGGTTTCGAACTGGCGACCGGCACCACGGCGGTCAAGCCGGAGTGGAGCATCCGGACCTACCCCGTACGGGTGGTCGGCAACGAGGTGTTGGTCCAGGCATGA
- a CDS encoding putative TIM-barrel fold metal-dependent hydrolase: MTVTVTERKPAAERVAVRCVDSDVHPTPRAGELTPYIPEPWRSKYFLTRRIGDQIYYDAPDYAHAYAMRVDTFPSDGNFAGSDPELAFKQLIMEAGADIAILEPAAYPARFPEVNHAMSVALNDWQANHWLDSKNNWHERWRGSICVAIEAPEDSAREIERWAGHPYMGQILIKAEPRPAWGDPKYNPIWEAATRNDITVSCHLSRSHHEELPIPPVGFPSYNHDFMVTYSLLAANQVMSMVFDGLFDRFPTLRIVLVEHAFTWILPLMWRMDAIYEARKSWLDIKRKPSEYVKDHIKFTTQPLDYPEDKTELSRAFEWMECEKILLYSSDYPHWTFDDPRWLVKHLPEHAREAVMFKNGIATYHLPDTVPALEGQVRVF, translated from the coding sequence ATGACGGTGACAGTGACAGAGCGCAAGCCCGCAGCGGAGCGCGTCGCGGTGCGCTGCGTCGACTCCGACGTTCACCCGACGCCGAGGGCGGGTGAGCTGACGCCGTACATCCCGGAGCCGTGGCGCAGCAAGTACTTCCTGACGCGGCGGATCGGCGACCAGATCTACTACGACGCACCCGACTACGCCCACGCGTACGCGATGCGGGTCGACACCTTCCCCTCGGACGGCAACTTCGCGGGCAGCGACCCCGAACTGGCGTTCAAGCAGCTGATCATGGAGGCGGGCGCCGACATCGCGATCTTGGAGCCCGCCGCCTACCCGGCGCGTTTCCCCGAGGTCAACCACGCGATGAGCGTCGCGCTCAACGACTGGCAGGCCAATCACTGGCTCGACAGCAAGAACAACTGGCACGAGCGGTGGCGCGGATCGATCTGCGTGGCGATCGAGGCGCCCGAGGATTCGGCCCGCGAGATCGAGCGCTGGGCCGGCCACCCCTACATGGGCCAGATCCTGATCAAGGCCGAACCCCGCCCGGCGTGGGGTGATCCCAAGTACAACCCGATCTGGGAGGCCGCGACCCGCAACGACATCACGGTCAGCTGCCACCTGTCGCGCAGCCATCACGAGGAGCTGCCGATCCCGCCGGTCGGATTCCCCAGCTACAACCACGATTTCATGGTCACCTATTCGCTGCTGGCCGCGAACCAGGTGATGAGCATGGTCTTCGACGGGCTCTTCGACCGGTTCCCGACGCTGCGAATCGTGTTGGTGGAACACGCTTTCACCTGGATTCTGCCGCTGATGTGGCGGATGGACGCCATCTACGAGGCTCGTAAGTCGTGGTTGGACATCAAGCGCAAACCGTCCGAATACGTCAAGGACCACATCAAGTTCACCACCCAGCCGCTGGACTACCCCGAGGACAAGACGGAGCTGTCGCGCGCGTTCGAGTGGATGGAGTGCGAGAAGATCCTGCTCTACTCGTCGGACTACCCGCACTGGACGTTCGACGACCCACGCTGGCTGGTCAAGCACCTGCCCGAGCACGCCCGGGAAGCCGTGATGTTCAAGAACGGCATCGCGACGTATCACCTTCCCGACACGGTTCCGGCCCTCGAGGGCCAGGTGCGGGTGTTCTGA
- a CDS encoding putative TIM-barrel fold metal-dependent hydrolase, whose protein sequence is MMHIQDGTASGFTTPVIDASVHIFSKSNKDFRSFLREPFKSRGFPDYEMDWYGAPGGEYAPGTEGDRRYPGSDPEFVGGQLFDERGVDIAILHPMTRGIMPDRHLGTAIAAGHNEMLVSRWLEDNPYAEKFRGTIRVNPDDITGSLREIAKYADHPRVVQIGVPLQSRELYGKPQFWPLWEAANEANLPVAVHIEVGAGVQFAPTPSGVPRTYENYVSFMALNYLYHLMNLIVEGVFERMPTLKFVWADGAADLLTPFIWRMDCFGRPHLEQTPWAPRMPSDYLPGHTYFVQGAMDGPGDVDYAGEWLSFTGKDDMVMYGSSYPHWQLNELTVPAAYSDEQRDKLCWRNAAELYGIDVGAAVGAQ, encoded by the coding sequence GTGATGCATATTCAGGACGGGACCGCGTCTGGTTTCACGACCCCAGTCATCGATGCCAGCGTGCACATCTTCAGCAAGTCGAACAAGGACTTCCGCAGCTTCCTTCGCGAGCCCTTCAAGAGCCGCGGATTCCCCGACTACGAGATGGACTGGTACGGCGCTCCCGGCGGCGAATACGCCCCGGGCACCGAGGGCGACCGCCGCTACCCCGGTTCGGACCCCGAGTTCGTCGGCGGGCAGCTGTTCGACGAGCGCGGCGTCGACATCGCGATACTGCATCCGATGACCCGCGGCATCATGCCGGACCGGCATCTGGGCACCGCGATCGCGGCGGGGCACAACGAGATGCTGGTCAGCCGCTGGCTCGAGGACAACCCGTACGCCGAGAAGTTCCGCGGCACCATCCGGGTCAACCCCGACGACATCACCGGTTCGCTGCGAGAGATCGCCAAATACGCCGACCATCCCCGGGTCGTGCAGATCGGTGTGCCCCTGCAGTCCCGCGAGTTGTACGGCAAGCCGCAGTTCTGGCCGCTGTGGGAGGCCGCCAACGAGGCCAACCTGCCGGTCGCCGTGCACATCGAAGTGGGGGCGGGTGTCCAGTTCGCGCCGACGCCGTCCGGCGTGCCCAGGACGTATGAGAACTACGTCAGCTTCATGGCGCTGAACTACCTGTACCACCTGATGAATCTCATCGTCGAAGGGGTATTCGAAAGAATGCCGACGCTGAAATTCGTCTGGGCCGACGGGGCGGCGGACCTGTTGACGCCGTTCATCTGGCGGATGGACTGTTTCGGGCGCCCACATCTGGAGCAGACCCCGTGGGCGCCGCGGATGCCCAGCGACTACCTGCCCGGCCACACCTACTTCGTGCAGGGCGCGATGGACGGGCCCGGCGATGTGGACTACGCCGGTGAGTGGTTGAGCTTCACCGGCAAGGACGACATGGTGATGTACGGGTCGAGCTATCCGCACTGGCAGCTCAACGAGCTGACGGTGCCCGCCGCGTACTCCGACGAGCAGCGCGACAAACTGTGCTGGCGCAATGCCGCCGAGCTCTACGGCATAGACGTCGGTGCCGCTGTGGGCGCACAGTGA
- the bbsG_4 gene encoding acyl-CoA dehydrogenase, which produces MLLEFDADQRLWQETVRDAVTKQCPASLIRGIAENGVDPTPLWKTYVDAGWTELADPENAVELAIVLEELGRATDPTPFLATLTQFAPLAGDRFDAQQAGTAVYDGVSAYRVADGWVLDGTAHHVLDGDRAERFAVVTDAGVFVVDADQVTSRRSPIFDPVLHVAEVSFVDVRVPDTVRVPADAERARHVALTGMAISTVGACQRILDLVLEHVKQRQQFGVAIGSFQAVQHKAVDMHVAIERARALAYFAALTIAEDDPRRRLAAAMAKASAGEAQALVFRHGLQLFGAMGFTWENDLQFALKRAKAGELLLGGAAEHRAVIAAEYRTF; this is translated from the coding sequence GTGTTACTGGAGTTCGACGCCGATCAGCGGCTCTGGCAGGAGACCGTGCGCGACGCGGTGACCAAGCAGTGCCCGGCCTCGCTGATTCGCGGTATCGCCGAGAACGGGGTGGACCCGACGCCGCTGTGGAAGACCTACGTCGACGCCGGTTGGACCGAGTTGGCCGACCCGGAGAACGCGGTCGAACTCGCGATCGTGCTCGAGGAGCTGGGCCGGGCCACCGACCCCACGCCGTTTCTGGCGACGCTGACCCAGTTCGCGCCGTTGGCCGGCGACCGTTTCGATGCGCAACAGGCCGGCACGGCGGTGTACGACGGTGTGTCCGCCTACCGGGTAGCCGACGGGTGGGTACTCGACGGCACCGCTCACCACGTGCTCGACGGTGACCGTGCCGAGCGCTTCGCCGTCGTAACCGACGCCGGCGTCTTCGTCGTCGACGCCGATCAGGTCACGTCGAGGCGCAGTCCCATCTTCGACCCGGTGCTGCACGTGGCGGAGGTGTCGTTCGTCGACGTACGCGTGCCGGACACGGTGCGGGTGCCCGCGGACGCCGAACGGGCCCGCCACGTCGCGCTGACCGGTATGGCGATCTCCACTGTCGGCGCCTGCCAGCGCATCCTGGACCTGGTGCTCGAGCACGTCAAACAGCGCCAGCAGTTCGGGGTCGCAATCGGTTCTTTCCAAGCGGTGCAGCACAAAGCCGTCGACATGCACGTCGCCATCGAACGGGCCAGGGCGCTGGCCTATTTCGCCGCGCTGACCATCGCCGAGGACGATCCGCGCCGACGCCTGGCCGCCGCCATGGCCAAGGCGTCGGCGGGGGAGGCGCAGGCGTTGGTGTTCCGGCACGGCCTGCAACTGTTCGGCGCGATGGGATTCACGTGGGAGAACGACCTGCAATTCGCGCTGAAGCGGGCGAAAGCCGGTGAGCTGCTGCTCGGTGGCGCCGCCGAGCATCGCGCGGTGATCGCCGCGGAGTACAGGACCTTCTGA
- a CDS encoding acyl-CoA dehydrogenase — MQLTFDSEVEQFRAEFAAFLDEHLPPESQTLERPKSVSHMPQWARDWQRLLFDNGWLLPAQPPEFGGRNATVVQQFVHLDELCRRRIYHSFNPQGVNIVAASLITFGTEEQKHRWAVPVLKAEMTASLGMSEPSAGSDLASLRTRAVLEGDHFVVNGQKVWTSGAHDADFLLTFVRTDPDAPKHKGISALIIPTDTPGVVCRPFADMTGEDNLDFNEVFFTDARVPAENLVGPLNGGWGVANGSLGHERTMMWLGFADRIDNMIADFRPRTELERDQYATTLMDYQALRAMGSAALARAARGEADTASVSVLKLFGSEAERQAMENALAAAGADGLIHPSTSGPYEHMNLDHYFASWFERYARSFGGTIAGGTSEIQRNIIATQVLGLPRR; from the coding sequence ATGCAGCTGACTTTCGATTCCGAGGTCGAACAGTTCCGCGCCGAGTTCGCCGCGTTCCTCGACGAGCATCTGCCGCCCGAGTCGCAGACCCTGGAGCGGCCGAAGTCGGTGTCGCACATGCCGCAATGGGCCCGCGACTGGCAGCGTCTGTTGTTCGACAACGGCTGGCTTCTTCCGGCGCAACCGCCCGAGTTCGGCGGCCGCAATGCCACCGTGGTGCAGCAGTTCGTCCACCTCGACGAGCTGTGCCGGCGGCGGATCTACCACAGCTTCAACCCCCAGGGCGTCAACATCGTTGCCGCGTCGCTGATCACGTTCGGCACCGAGGAGCAGAAGCACCGCTGGGCGGTGCCGGTGCTGAAGGCCGAGATGACCGCGTCACTGGGCATGAGTGAACCAAGCGCCGGGTCTGATCTGGCATCGCTGCGCACTCGCGCGGTCCTAGAAGGCGACCATTTCGTCGTCAACGGCCAGAAGGTCTGGACGTCGGGCGCCCACGACGCCGACTTCCTGTTGACGTTCGTGCGCACCGATCCCGACGCGCCCAAGCACAAGGGCATCAGCGCGTTGATCATCCCCACCGACACACCCGGCGTGGTGTGTCGTCCGTTCGCCGACATGACCGGTGAGGACAACCTCGACTTCAACGAGGTGTTCTTCACTGACGCGCGCGTACCCGCCGAAAACCTCGTCGGCCCGCTCAACGGCGGCTGGGGTGTCGCGAACGGCTCGCTCGGCCATGAGCGCACGATGATGTGGCTCGGCTTCGCCGACCGCATCGACAACATGATCGCCGACTTCCGGCCTCGTACCGAACTCGAACGCGACCAGTACGCCACGACGCTCATGGATTATCAGGCGTTGCGGGCCATGGGCTCGGCGGCGCTGGCGCGAGCCGCGCGCGGGGAGGCGGACACCGCCTCGGTGTCGGTGCTCAAACTGTTCGGTTCGGAAGCCGAACGTCAGGCCATGGAGAACGCGCTGGCCGCCGCAGGTGCCGACGGACTGATCCACCCGTCGACCTCGGGACCCTACGAGCACATGAACCTCGACCACTACTTCGCGAGCTGGTTCGAGCGCTATGCGCGCAGCTTCGGCGGCACCATCGCCGGTGGCACGTCGGAGATTCAGCGCAACATCATCGCCACGCAGGTGCTCGGGCTGCCGCGGCGCTGA